A single window of Methylacidimicrobium sp. AP8 DNA harbors:
- a CDS encoding SDR family NAD(P)-dependent oxidoreductase has protein sequence MSDALAGKVALVTGSSRGIGAAIARRLAEAGARVVLHANRTAGRAEEIAREIGRRGGEAAAVRGDLSTEAGARSVVRAAFSRFGALDILVNNAAVGDGGAVEDLAGEAVGRLLAVNVAAVLFTTSEFVRLTRSRSGRIINLGSIAGRLPAPGGSVYAASKAAVESLTRSHAVELGGRGITVNAVAPGTTRTEMAATVFPPPLLAWCAAATPLGGLGEPEWIAEVVAFLCSERASWITGQVIGVDGGQPTSTALLGYIGGRIGAAAPEGGSEPPGGGRSS, from the coding sequence ATGAGCGATGCGTTGGCGGGGAAGGTTGCGCTGGTCACCGGTTCCTCGCGGGGCATCGGGGCCGCGATCGCGCGCCGGCTGGCCGAGGCGGGAGCGCGGGTCGTCCTCCATGCGAACCGGACGGCCGGACGGGCAGAAGAGATCGCCCGGGAGATTGGACGAAGGGGCGGGGAGGCCGCCGCGGTCCGCGGCGATCTTTCCACGGAGGCAGGCGCCCGGAGCGTGGTCCGGGCCGCCTTCTCCCGGTTCGGAGCGTTGGATATCCTCGTCAACAATGCGGCCGTCGGCGACGGCGGAGCCGTCGAAGACCTTGCCGGGGAGGCCGTCGGCCGCCTGCTCGCGGTCAACGTGGCCGCCGTCCTCTTCACTACGAGCGAGTTCGTCCGCCTGACCCGGAGCCGGAGCGGGCGGATCATCAATCTGGGCTCCATTGCGGGACGGCTGCCCGCTCCCGGAGGATCGGTCTACGCCGCATCCAAGGCCGCCGTCGAGTCGCTGACCCGGAGCCACGCGGTCGAGCTGGGCGGCCGCGGGATCACGGTCAACGCGGTCGCTCCCGGCACCACCCGGACGGAGATGGCGGCTACGGTCTTCCCGCCGCCTCTGCTCGCCTGGTGCGCTGCCGCGACCCCGCTGGGCGGCTTGGGAGAGCCGGAGTGGATCGCCGAAGTCGTGGCCTTTCTCTGCTCGGAGCGCGCTTCGTGGATCACCGGCCAGGTGATCGGCGTCGACGGGGGGCAGCCGACCTCGACCGCCCTGCTCGGATACATCGGCGGGCGGATCGGCGCCGCTGCGCCCGAGGGCGGATCGGAGCCTCCCGGCGGAGGGAGGAGTTCTTAA